The proteins below come from a single Actinomycetota bacterium genomic window:
- a CDS encoding serine hydrolase — MDLTPQNVTAWHNHTQSQHSTKRDEYSAKGFRTLSLSIYGSVQNPLFAAVMVKRPILVATKQFGPTNQSGIQQSFDDMAAQGFGPYILSATGPANSAVFVGVFTPMSSIPLTRLDLTGAEFAELNAQQQGKGRILLWADAFGTASDTRYTAIWGPNPSRQAWSCDGIAETGSAYKARFDALVSVWCRQTLVSITPGGRYLAVFADSTMGSWTARKDLTSSEYQDEYNKATAKGLMPICVSGSGSGSSVNLAAIFADRD, encoded by the coding sequence GTGGACCTCACCCCCCAAAATGTCACTGCCTGGCACAATCACACCCAATCGCAGCACAGCACCAAAAGGGACGAGTATTCGGCCAAGGGATTTCGAACCCTTTCCCTGAGCATCTACGGAAGTGTGCAAAACCCACTGTTTGCCGCCGTGATGGTCAAGCGGCCCATTCTGGTAGCCACCAAACAGTTCGGCCCAACCAACCAGTCCGGGATTCAGCAGAGTTTCGATGACATGGCGGCGCAAGGTTTCGGTCCCTACATCCTGAGCGCCACCGGACCGGCCAACTCGGCTGTCTTCGTCGGCGTGTTCACGCCGATGTCCAGCATTCCGCTGACCAGGCTAGATCTCACCGGCGCAGAGTTTGCCGAGCTCAACGCTCAGCAGCAGGGGAAAGGCCGGATCCTGTTGTGGGCTGATGCATTCGGCACTGCCTCCGACACCCGTTACACGGCGATCTGGGGGCCGAATCCCTCCCGCCAAGCCTGGAGCTGCGACGGTATCGCGGAGACCGGTTCGGCCTACAAGGCCCGCTTCGACGCCCTGGTCAGCGTCTGGTGCCGGCAAACGCTCGTGTCAATAACGCCCGGAGGCCGTTACCTGGCCGTATTTGCCGACTCGACCATGGGTTCCTGGACCGCCAGGAAGGACCTAACTTCTTCCGAGTATCAGGACGAGTACAACAAGGCCACTGCCAAGGGGCTGATGCCGATATGCGTCTCCGGGTCGGGATCAGGGTCGTCGGTGAATTTGGCTGCGATTTTCGCCGACCGGGAT